The DNA sequence ACAGGGCCCGGTTGCTTATGCAGGAACTGTCTCACAGTATAAGCTGCGCCTAAGCCTAAAAGAATTGCGAAAATCGCTGCCGTCATTGTTCCTGGACTAATTTTTGCCACGTTAACTTCCCTGAAATCTTCGATTAATAAAAAATTTCAATTCACCAATTGCCGAATGAATGCCCCGGCAGTGATGATACACGTTGTAATATTAAAGCTTAACCAGCGAATGATCAGCTTTTCAGCTATTCTCCAGATGCAGAAATCGTCAGATCAAGGGCGGCTGGTGCTGAACCATCGCCCACATCCATTGCTGCTGGAGCGACACTTCCCTCATCAGTCAAAGTACCGTTAGCAGCCATGCCACCGCTGTTGGTGTCGATATACTTACTCTCCACGCCATTGATCGTATAACTATATGACTGATCAAGACTGACAAGAGCTTCTGCCAGATCACCAAACCCCTGAACAATATGATCACGAAGCGTGACTAGACCTGGAATGAATCCAATAATCAGTATGGTGATAATCAACACTGTAGATAAGGCGGAGACATTACCTCCTTCATCCGACCAAAATTGACTTAACAGTTTCATTCCTGCTGCTATCCTGACTTTGAGAGAATGCTGACGCGTGTTTTACTGTCACTGAACCAATAAGTGCATCTTATATGCCAATCCAGTACTAACTTCTCAAATACTGCTTTTCAGGGTGTTCCCGAGTGGGCGTCCTCGGGAACCAGCCTGAAAACTCAAACTGTATCAGTACTACTCACCAACGGGAGCAGCGATTGTGACGTTAATACAAGCAGGTTCAGATCCTGCGGTATCGACGTTGGTGTCACAGAAGTCAGTCTGGTCAACGAACTGAGATCCAGATACGCTGGAAGTGTGTCCTGTTACACCAGAAAAACTGTAACTTTGATTAATGTTTGAGATAGCTAAAGCAAGGTCACCCAGTTCCTGTACGACCTGATCACGAACGGTGGCCAATCCAACAACAACCCCTAATACCAGGATCGTTCCGATCAACACGAGTTCAGATGAGACAACAAAACCTGCCTCATCATTCCAGAACTTATTAAGCATGTTCATTCTAACTCCTTAAGTATCATTTAAACTGACATAGTCAGTTCTTTTGAACATAGTGATAAAAAATTGAAACAGAATTATCATGAGTCCTCCCTAAATAAACAACGGGAGAACCCTTGGCTGCTGAGCCACATGGGCTCAGATTAACAACTAAGGTGTTTCACCGGTTGTAGCTGCAATCACTGTGATGCAGTGAGTAAAGGTACCTGCGCCACCGTTGTCATCCTGGTCACAGAAATCCGTGTTGTCATCAAACAGCGACCCTGAGGTGCTGGATGAGTGGCCTGTGATACCAGAGTAAGAATAGCTCTGATTGCTGTTAGACATTGCATTGGCAACGTCTGCGAGTTCTGCGATTACCTGATCGCGCAGTGTGGTCAAACCGACAATCATGCCGAGAACCAACACGGTAGCGATCAGCACAAGTTCTGTTGAAACGACGAAACCAGCTTCATCATTCCAAAACTGCTGAAACATCTTCATTCGTACTCCTCACATTAATCTGATGGTTAATGCATACTGAATGCGTCACAAGATCATGTGACTGTTAACAATCCAGTAAATTAACTCGTCTGCATACGCCCGGCGCAGACGTTGCATAAATACAGCAGACCATGTGCCACTTTTACCACACATGCATATTTTTCTTATTTTCACACCAGGTCGTAATCCGTGCATTTTTCCAACGACCGGTTTTTGAATCACTCCTGCTCAATCCGCCAGTTTCATCACAATTCTCTTTTCTGTTAGTTTTCCTGACATTTACAGGCAAACGTCACTTGGCAGGTGATACAGCAACCGAAAGTGTTTACGCTGGTTAACACTTTAAACAGCGGTGTAACCAGAGGTGCACAGCAGGTGTTAACCCTGTTTCTAGCGAAGATTGAGCTAGAGCCTGTGGGAAAGAACAGCACAGAATGCAATACAGAGATTTGGATGGCCTACCAAAGAGACAAGATTCGTCAATCTTTGGTTAGCGGAGGCAGTGCGACCTGGGCCGGGAATTTACCTCTCCACAAAGCCAGCGCTCTACCAGCATGGGACAGGAAGGTGAAGCTGTTCTTAATCTCGGTTTCCGGCATCTTTTCAATGGTTTCTACCAGCCATTTTCCTGCCTTCTCCAACGTTTCAGCAGGAGGGAGGACCTCGGCAGGAGCCAAAGCCCACCATTCCATTGCATGACCAGTCGCCAGCACCCGCCGTGCACGGGGTGTGAATTTCTGCTCCGTCGAGAGATCCAGCTTGGTTCCATCCCAGTTTTTATCCCAGAAACCCTCTGGAGACTGCGATTTCACCAATCGATCCGTGATGCTCTTTAGATAATCTATGACCTTCTTTCGTCCTGCGTCTGACAGTATCGGAGTCTGTTCATCCACGCGTAAAATCATAACCAGGGCATGCAGTCTATGATTTCCATAGCAGACTCCCTGAGTTGGCTTTTGCCGCATAATTCGGTCGCTGATTACATCGAAGTTGATCCGCTGACCTTCGCTGGTCACCCAACTTTGAGGGTGATCCAGAAATAGAGCAAATACCAGCGCTGACCACTCATATTCCACCTGATTCAGACTGAACGATTTCAGAGATTCCTGAATCATTTCTGCCAGCGTTGTCTCTCCTTGGGCGAGGACAATTGGATAATCGACGGGGGTCCCCACTTCCGCCAATGTGGCCAATGTATGGTCTTCGTGGCTTGACGTTTCCAGCCCTTCCTGGACGCGCGCCCGCAAACCATTCTGGTTTCGAACCAGTAGAGGCCTGGTTTTGTCTCCCCAGACTTGGCCAAAGCGGCGATGATCCAGCAGGATATCGCGCATCTCAATTCCTGACAGGGATTTGGGATCATCAAACACCGCTTCCAGTCCCCAGAAGCGCAGTGCATGATCCACATAGTTAATGCGGGGTTGTTTACCACGAAACTGTGGTCGCAGACGGGAAAGGACCTTACCGAGGTCAGCATCCGAGACGATTTCGGGGCGATCGTACTGCGGCTTCACCGTTAAAGGATTGAGCCTCAGGGCCGGTAGCTCCTTGGCTCGCTCCCAGTCCTGATAGCGTACGGCTGCCCAGCCAATCACGGCTCCCACGATCAGGATATGCAGACATAAAAATGCTGCGACTTTCAGTTTTTTATTTATAGATGCTCGCTGTGAACTCATGGCTGATCCCCTTCTGTCGCAGCAGATTTCTGCTCAGATTCTTTCTCTTTATCTGTAGCTTCTGATGCTTTTGCGGCCTCAATCAGAGCCGGTTCACGCGACATGACTAATGTCAGATCGTCCTCATAGACAGGTCGAAAACCTTCAAGACGCCGAACCTGTTTTTCTAAAGCGACCTGCTTTTCTTTGTGCACGATGAAGGTCGATACGTTGTATCTCTCTGCAACTGATTGCCAACCTCGATTCGCACGCGCTATTCCCAGATAATCTCGCCAGACGCGTGTCGGAGCCAGATGCACAGCGTTGGTCGTCATAAAGACCTTAAGATCTTTGGGGCCATCCCAAACCAGCCAGTCCCCCCACCACTGGGGATTCCAGACCTGTTCCTGAGGTGGATGAGCCCTGAGAAACTCGGTCAGTTTGCGCGGCGTACCTTCACTGTAAACCTTGTTGATATCACGTGGTTTTCCACCAAACAGGGGGGTCGCTATATTTGAAAAAGCGAAGCCAAACCAGAGTATCAAGACACATACGGAAGTCATAACCAATGATCTGCGTGCCCAGAAAGAACCTGTTTTTTTCTCTCCGGAACCTGCTTTAAGGTACACAGGCGTCGTCCGGGGAATCACGGTTGCCAGATGATTCACCATGGCATAGACAAAAATAACCGAAAACCAGCCAATCATCCGCACGCCCATAATCACAGACAGTGAGAGCAGACCA is a window from the Gimesia benthica genome containing:
- a CDS encoding Flp family type IVb pilin yields the protein MKMFQQFWNDEAGFVVSTELVLIATVLVLGMIVGLTTLRDQVIAELADVANAMSNSNQSYSYSGITGHSSSTSGSLFDDNTDFCDQDDNGGAGTFTHCITVIAATTGETP